A window from Theropithecus gelada isolate Dixy chromosome 1, Tgel_1.0, whole genome shotgun sequence encodes these proteins:
- the IVNS1ABP gene encoding influenza virus NS1A-binding protein: MIPNGYLMFEDENFIESSVAKLNALRKSGQFCDVRLQVCGHEMLAHRAVLACCSPYLFEIFNSDSDPHGISHVKFDDLNPEAVEVLLNYAYTAQLKADKELVKDVYSAAKKLKMDRVKQVCGDYLLSRMDVTSCISYRNFASCMGDSRLLNKVDAYIQEHLLQISEEEEFLKLPRLKLEVMLEDNVCLPSNGKLYTKVINWVQRSIWENGDSLEELMEEVQTLYYSADHKLLDGNLLDGQAEVFGSDDDHIQFVQVHIAQSEKKPPRENGHKQISSSSTGCLSSPNATVQSPKHEWKIVASEKTSNNTYLCLAVLDGIFCVIFLHGRNSPQSSPTSTPKLSKSLSFEMQQDELIEKPMSPMQYARSGLGTAEMNGKLIAAGGYNREECLRTVECYDPHTDHWSFLAPMRTPRARFQMAVLMGQLYVVGGSNGHSDDLSCGEMYDSNIDDWIPVPELRTNRCNAGVCALDGKLYIVGGSDPYGQKGLKNCDVFDPVTKLWTSCAPLNIRRHQSAVCELGGYLYIIGGAESWNCLNTVERYNPENNTWTLIAPMNVARRGAGVAVLNGKLFVCGGFDGSHAISCVEMYDPTRNEWKMMGNMTSPRSNAGIATVGNTIYAVGGFDGNEFLNTVEVYNLESNEWSPYTKIFQF, from the exons atgaTTCCCAATGGATATTTGATGTTTGAGGATGAAAATTTCATTGAGTCTTCTGTTGCCAAATTAAATGCCCTGAGGAAAAGTGGCCAGTTCTGTGATGTTCGACTTCag GTCTGTGGCCATGAAATGTTAGCACACAGAGCAGTGCTAGCTTGCTGCAGTCcctatttatttgaaatctttaatAGTGATAGTGATCCTCATGGAATTTCTCATGTTAAATTTGATGATCTCAATCCAGAAGCTGTTGAAGTCCTGTTGAATTATGCCTACACTGCTCA gttgAAAGCAGATAAGGAATTGGTAAAAGATGTTTATTCTGCAGCAAAAAAGCTGAAGATGGATCGAGTAAAGCAG GTTTGTGGTGATTATTTACTATCAAGAATGGATGTTACCAGCTGCATCTCTTACCGAAATTTTGCAAGTTGTATGGGAGACTCCCGTTTGTTGAATAAAGTTGATGCTTATATTCAGGAGCATTTGTTACAAATTTCAGAAGAGGAGGAGTTTCTTAAGCTTCCAAGGCTAAAG tTGGAGGTAATGCTTGAAGATAATGTTTGCTTGCCCAGCAATGGCAAATTGTATACAAAGGTAATCAACTGGGTGCAGCGTAGCATCTGGGAGAATGGAGACAGTCTGGAAGAGCTGATGGAAGAG GTTCAAACCTTGTACTACTCAGCTGATCACAAGCTGCTTGATGGGAACCTACTAGATGGACAGGCTGAGGTGTTTGGCAGTGATGATGACCACATTCAGTTTGTGCAGGTACACATTGCACAGTCTGAG AAAAAGCCACCACGTGAGAATGGCCATAAGCAGATAAGTAGCAGTTCAACTGGATGTCTCTCTTCTCCAAATGCTACAGTACAAAGCCCTAAGCATGAGTGGAAAATCGTTGCTTCAGAAAAGACTTCAA ATAACACTTACTTGTGCCTGGCTGTGCTGGATGGTATATTCTGTGTCATTTTTCTTCATGGGAGAAATAGCCCACAGAGCTCACCAACAAGTACTCCAAAACTAAGTAAGAGTTTAAGCTTTGAGATGCAACAAGATGAGCTAATCGAAAAGCCCATGTCTCCTATGCAGTACGCACGATCTGGTCTAGGAACAGCAGAGATGAATGGCAAACTCATAGCTGCAG GTGGCTATAACAGAGAGGAATGTCTTCGAACAGTCGAATGCTATGACCCACATACAGATCATTGGTCCTTTCTTGCTCCCATGAGAACACCAAGAGCCCGATTTCAAATGGCTGTACTCATG GGCCAGCTCTATGTGGTAGGTGGATCAAATGGCCACTCAGATGACCTGAGTTGTGGAGAGATGTATGATTCAAACATAGATGACTGGATTCCTGTTCCAGAATTGAGAACTAACCGTTGTAATGCAG GAGTGTGTGCTCTGGATGGAAAATTATACATCGTTGGTGGCTCTGATCCATATGGTCAAAAAGGACTGAAAAATTGTGATGTATTTGATCCTGTAACAAAGTTGTGGACGAGCTGTGCTCCTCTTAACATTC GGAGACACCAGTCTGCAGTCTGTGAACTTGGTGGTTATTTGTACATAATCGGAGGTGCAGAATCTTGGAATTGTCTGAACACAGTAGAACGATACAATCCTGAAAATAACACCTGGACTTTAATTGCACCCATGAATGTGGCTAGACGAGGAGCTGGAGTGGCTGTTCTTAATG GAAAACTGTTTGTATGTGGTGGCTTTGATGGTTCTCATGCCATCAGTTGTGTGGAAATGTATGATCCAACTAGAAATGAGTGGAAGATGATGGGAAATATGACTTCACCAAGGAGCAATGCTGGGATTGCAACTGTAGGGAACACCATTTATGCAGTGGGAGGATTCGATGGCAATGAATTTCTGAATACGGTGGAAGTCTACAACCTTGAGTCAAATGAATGGAGCCCCTATACAAAGATTTTCCagttttaa